A genomic segment from Dermatobacter hominis encodes:
- a CDS encoding glutamate-5-semialdehyde dehydrogenase, whose protein sequence is MAVTPIPELARRSKAASRLLATASTAVKDEALLTAADLLEARAGDVLAANALDVAGAEEAGIPAGLVDRLRLTEERIAAMASGLRQVAALADPVGEVLDGWVRPNGLRISRVRVPLGVVAIIYESRPNVTSDAAGLCLKSGNAAFLRGSSTAVHSNLAIAEVLREAVAKAGLPEDAVIVVEDTSREAATEFMQQEGLVDCLIPRGGASLIASIKEHATVPFVIDGDGNCHVYVDAAADLDMAEAILVNAKTQRPSVCNSAESLVVHAKVAADFLPRVDAALADVELVGDGRARSLVPRMGEATEDDFSREFLDLKMSVRVVDDLDEAIAHVNDHSTGHSEAIVTTDVAVADRFLNEVDAAAVLLNASTRFVDGEEFGFGAEIGISTQKLHARGPMGLQQLTTAKYVVRGDGQTRG, encoded by the coding sequence ATGGCCGTCACCCCGATCCCGGAGCTCGCCCGCCGGTCCAAGGCCGCGTCGCGACTGCTCGCCACGGCGTCGACCGCCGTCAAGGACGAGGCGCTGCTCACCGCCGCCGACCTGCTCGAGGCCCGTGCGGGCGACGTCCTGGCCGCGAACGCGCTGGACGTCGCCGGGGCCGAGGAGGCGGGCATCCCCGCCGGCCTGGTCGACCGGCTGCGCCTGACCGAGGAACGGATCGCCGCCATGGCCTCCGGGCTCCGCCAGGTGGCGGCGCTGGCCGACCCCGTCGGCGAGGTCCTCGACGGGTGGGTGCGCCCGAACGGGCTGCGCATCTCCCGAGTCCGGGTGCCCCTCGGCGTCGTCGCGATCATCTACGAGAGCCGGCCGAACGTCACCTCCGACGCCGCCGGCCTCTGCCTGAAGTCCGGCAACGCCGCCTTCCTCCGGGGATCGTCGACGGCCGTCCACTCCAACCTCGCGATCGCGGAGGTGCTCCGGGAGGCCGTCGCCAAGGCCGGTCTGCCCGAGGACGCCGTGATCGTCGTCGAGGACACCTCGCGCGAGGCCGCCACCGAGTTCATGCAGCAGGAGGGGCTCGTCGACTGCCTGATCCCGCGCGGCGGGGCGTCGCTCATCGCGTCGATCAAGGAGCACGCGACGGTGCCGTTCGTGATCGACGGCGACGGCAACTGCCACGTCTACGTCGACGCCGCCGCGGACCTCGACATGGCCGAGGCGATCCTCGTCAACGCGAAGACCCAGCGCCCGTCGGTCTGCAACTCGGCCGAGTCGCTGGTCGTCCACGCCAAGGTCGCCGCCGACTTCCTGCCCCGCGTCGACGCCGCGCTCGCCGACGTCGAGCTGGTGGGCGACGGCCGCGCCCGGTCGCTCGTGCCGCGCATGGGCGAGGCCACGGAGGACGACTTCTCGAGGGAGTTCCTCGACCTGAAGATGTCGGTCCGGGTCGTCGACGACCTCGACGAGGCCATCGCCCACGTCAACGACCACTCGACCGGCCACTCCGAGGCGATCGTCACGACCGACGTCGCCGTCGCCGACCGGTTCCTCAACGAGGTCGACGCGGCCGCCGTGCTGCTCAACGCCTCGACCCGCTTCGTCGACGGCGAGGAGTTCGGCTTCGGGGCCGAGATCGGCATCTCCACGCAGAAGCTCCACGCCCGCGGCCCGATGGGCCTGCAGCAGCTGACGACCGCCAAGTACGTCGTCCGCGGCG